In Alteromonas sp. V450, the following proteins share a genomic window:
- a CDS encoding LysE family translocator: protein METSLLIALATFAFISTVTPGPNNMMLLASGAQYGYKRSLPHMLGIVIGVAGLMISTLLGMGALFNTFPVLYSVLKVLGVGYLLWLAFKIATGPVDEPVDPVENKINSTKRQGPLKWWEGALFQLINPKAWMMALASVGTFSLPGEHYTQSGVAIVIAFAVIGFPSISLWAAVGAKIRVWLSSPIRRRQFNLTMGAATAATLFLIV from the coding sequence ATGGAAACATCTCTACTCATCGCACTTGCGACATTCGCATTCATCAGTACGGTAACGCCTGGCCCAAATAATATGATGCTATTGGCTTCTGGGGCACAATACGGTTATAAACGTTCGCTGCCGCACATGCTGGGTATTGTAATTGGTGTTGCAGGTTTAATGATAAGCACACTGCTGGGCATGGGTGCGCTGTTCAACACATTTCCCGTACTGTACAGTGTGCTAAAAGTACTTGGCGTGGGATACCTGTTATGGTTAGCATTTAAAATTGCCACTGGCCCCGTAGATGAGCCAGTAGACCCGGTAGAAAATAAAATTAACTCGACCAAACGCCAAGGGCCGCTCAAGTGGTGGGAAGGGGCATTATTTCAGTTAATTAACCCTAAAGCATGGATGATGGCGTTAGCCAGTGTAGGCACGTTTTCACTGCCTGGCGAGCACTACACCCAATCAGGTGTCGCGATTGTTATCGCTTTTGCCGTAATTGGTTTCCCAAGCATCTCGCTGTGGGCGGCGGTAGGCGCAAAAATACGCGTGTGGTTGAGTTCGCCAATTCGAAGACGGCAGTTTAACCTGACAATGGGCGCGGCCACAGCAGCCACGTTATTTTTGATAGTGTAG
- the recD gene encoding exodeoxyribonuclease V subunit alpha yields the protein MNNNQHSVSSFFDNLFGIEAIDKFVAKEFGFVDELDQEERLIWAGVLAYLSYMQRNGHSCIYLKDIAGTTLFKEPIAEKEAALTAETNEHSSNGAAAASLALVEQTEQEKTPKAGVDVPQLTPLLRIVKSALSNEQVAQLFVYSNGKLYSRRYYEFEQEVARNVVKRAALTPLSDEASEKVKQLWPAIFPTETTDQQDWQQIAVAKSLMQRFCVINGGPGTGKTYTVLRLLLALQACDENLKIVLAAPTGKAQQRMTESIMNSIDGLRGKLDDAVLNNVPTDAVTLHRLLGLREHGVSTKFNQHNQLAADVLIVDEASMVDLALMTRIVRALPDHARLYFIGDADQLPAVELGNVLEQLVSTETASFDDNENVPNGTNSLNSNDNAFSLGGVPSLMRQHIATLCPHLPLLPVDEQAKSYVATLQAPQRFKGQVAKVATAIQRGDASGALTAISDKATDNDKTAGPNSNIDSTLVSNTSSRLQSGVHIWPEHQVSGRDLHQLAKESFLPIFDAGSAEEALNRLNVVRWLTPVRQGGMGVEGLNNLVFDAIKHKIRKREGHFYQGQPIMIVKNHHPQRLSNGEVGVIWPDSKGKLYAWFYQDSGQKASGNVGDIADKTLAQKQALRSISLSRVPQFETVYAMTIHKSQGSEFNHVVLILPKPDSEKAANLFHRGLVYTGLTRAKDGCLIISDNATFSHMVQRVDKRYSGLSEAISLQLESTSNATTEVE from the coding sequence ATGAATAACAATCAACATTCTGTATCGTCATTTTTTGATAATTTGTTTGGCATCGAGGCGATCGACAAATTTGTCGCAAAAGAATTCGGCTTTGTTGACGAGCTAGATCAAGAAGAAAGGCTTATCTGGGCTGGGGTCTTAGCGTATTTGTCGTATATGCAGCGCAATGGTCACAGCTGTATCTATCTTAAAGACATAGCGGGTACGACGCTTTTTAAAGAACCAATAGCGGAAAAAGAGGCGGCCTTGACGGCCGAAACAAATGAGCATAGCAGCAACGGGGCGGCCGCTGCTTCACTGGCGCTGGTTGAACAAACCGAGCAGGAAAAAACGCCCAAAGCAGGTGTTGACGTGCCACAACTAACGCCGTTACTTAGAATTGTAAAAAGCGCGCTGAGTAACGAGCAGGTGGCTCAACTGTTTGTCTATAGCAACGGCAAGCTGTACAGCCGTCGCTACTATGAATTTGAGCAAGAAGTGGCCCGCAATGTTGTAAAACGAGCAGCGCTTACGCCGTTAAGTGATGAAGCTAGCGAAAAAGTAAAGCAACTTTGGCCCGCAATCTTTCCTACTGAAACAACCGATCAGCAAGATTGGCAGCAAATTGCGGTGGCGAAAAGCCTGATGCAGCGCTTTTGCGTTATAAACGGTGGGCCAGGTACAGGTAAAACCTATACCGTATTGCGTTTATTACTGGCGCTACAGGCTTGTGATGAAAACTTAAAAATTGTGCTGGCAGCGCCTACAGGTAAAGCGCAACAGCGTATGACGGAGTCTATCATGAACAGCATAGACGGACTTCGCGGCAAGTTGGACGACGCAGTGCTTAACAACGTGCCTACCGATGCTGTGACGCTACATAGATTACTAGGATTGCGCGAGCACGGTGTATCGACTAAGTTCAATCAGCACAACCAATTGGCAGCAGATGTACTCATTGTCGATGAAGCAAGTATGGTCGACTTAGCGCTAATGACACGTATAGTACGAGCATTGCCAGACCATGCACGGCTCTATTTTATCGGTGATGCCGACCAGCTTCCAGCAGTTGAGCTAGGCAACGTGTTAGAGCAGCTAGTTAGTACCGAGACAGCAAGTTTTGACGACAACGAGAATGTGCCAAATGGCACAAATAGCTTAAACAGCAATGACAACGCGTTTTCTTTAGGTGGCGTGCCATCGTTAATGCGTCAGCACATTGCTACGCTGTGCCCGCATTTGCCTCTGTTACCTGTTGATGAGCAGGCAAAAAGCTATGTAGCAACACTGCAAGCACCACAGCGCTTTAAGGGACAGGTGGCTAAAGTTGCAACGGCCATACAGCGAGGTGATGCAAGCGGCGCACTTACCGCTATTAGCGACAAAGCAACCGACAATGATAAAACTGCTGGCCCTAATTCAAATATCGATTCAACTCTTGTTTCAAATACTTCATCACGGCTGCAATCTGGCGTTCACATATGGCCAGAGCACCAGGTTAGCGGCCGTGATTTACACCAGTTGGCCAAAGAAAGCTTCCTGCCTATTTTTGATGCCGGTAGTGCCGAAGAGGCGCTTAATCGCCTGAATGTTGTTAGGTGGCTAACCCCGGTCCGCCAAGGCGGAATGGGCGTAGAAGGCCTGAATAATTTGGTGTTCGATGCTATCAAGCACAAGATCAGAAAGCGGGAAGGGCATTTCTATCAAGGTCAGCCCATTATGATTGTAAAAAATCATCATCCTCAACGACTATCAAACGGTGAGGTTGGTGTAATCTGGCCTGACAGCAAGGGAAAACTATATGCGTGGTTTTATCAAGATTCAGGTCAAAAAGCTTCGGGAAACGTTGGAGACATTGCTGACAAGACGCTAGCGCAAAAACAAGCGTTGCGCAGCATATCGCTATCAAGAGTACCGCAGTTTGAAACTGTGTATGCCATGACCATACATAAATCTCAAGGCTCTGAGTTTAACCATGTCGTACTTATTTTACCTAAGCCTGATAGCGAGAAAGCCGCCAATTTATTTCATCGAGGCCTAGTGTACACAGGGTTAACCCGTGCCAAAGACGGCTGCTTAATCATCTCTGACAACGCAACATTTAGTCATATGGTTCAGCGGGTGGATAAGCGTTATTCCGGGCTTTCTGAGGCAATAAGCTTGCAACTAGAGAGCACATCAAACGCCACCACAGAAGTCGAATAA
- a CDS encoding PLP-dependent aminotransferase family protein: MTLYETLANELKAQIERGVFEVGNKLPSVRQLSTEHKVSIATVQEAYRVLEAQQLIEAKPKSGYFVARSILIDNTPSMTKPPQRPMDVSQWEDVLDTLLNTFNKDHDAKTLCQFQHAMPNMTAKTLKPLIKRLHELTKHRALDGMIYGDVKGDETLRKQLSRLAAASGCVLQSDEFIVTSGCQEALSVCLRAVASAGDVIAVESPGFYGAMQAIKGAELKALEIPTDSETGLSLEALKLALDQWPIKAILVAPTVNNPQGFVMPEAKKKALYELAREYDVAIIEDDIYGDIAYAYPRPKTIKSFDKDGRVLLCSSFSKTLAPGFRVGWIAPGSYRNKVLHVKYVSSSMCPTLPQLAIASFIEQGGYDKHIRAMRHHYLSARDALRADIKRYFPADTCISYPQGGYVLWVELHSRYDSVKLADEAKQLGIYVAPGQLFSATGKYRHCLRFNFIDSTQAARTEAIKCLGEMLVAQDA, from the coding sequence ATGACGCTTTACGAAACATTAGCCAATGAACTTAAAGCCCAAATCGAGCGTGGTGTTTTTGAGGTGGGAAACAAGTTACCTTCGGTTAGGCAGCTGTCAACGGAGCATAAAGTAAGTATAGCTACCGTGCAGGAAGCATATCGAGTGTTAGAGGCGCAGCAACTAATAGAGGCAAAACCTAAATCAGGTTATTTTGTTGCCCGTAGTATATTAATAGATAACACCCCTAGCATGACGAAGCCTCCGCAACGCCCTATGGATGTGTCTCAATGGGAAGATGTGCTAGACACCTTGCTAAATACCTTCAATAAAGATCATGACGCTAAAACCCTGTGTCAGTTTCAGCATGCCATGCCCAACATGACTGCCAAAACCCTTAAACCGCTTATAAAACGCCTGCATGAACTCACCAAACATCGAGCCTTGGACGGCATGATATACGGTGACGTAAAAGGTGATGAAACGCTGCGAAAACAGCTAAGCCGATTGGCCGCAGCATCTGGCTGTGTGTTACAAAGCGATGAATTCATTGTCACTTCTGGCTGCCAGGAAGCCTTATCTGTGTGCCTTCGCGCGGTGGCGAGCGCCGGCGATGTGATAGCGGTAGAATCCCCAGGGTTCTACGGTGCTATGCAAGCTATCAAGGGCGCTGAATTAAAAGCGTTAGAGATCCCCACCGACTCTGAAACAGGACTGAGTTTAGAGGCATTAAAGCTAGCGCTTGACCAATGGCCGATCAAGGCCATTTTAGTTGCCCCAACGGTAAATAACCCTCAAGGATTCGTTATGCCTGAGGCGAAAAAGAAAGCGTTATATGAATTGGCCAGAGAATACGACGTAGCCATTATTGAAGATGATATTTACGGCGATATTGCCTATGCCTACCCTCGTCCCAAAACCATTAAATCGTTCGATAAAGATGGACGCGTTTTGCTGTGTTCCTCGTTTTCGAAAACACTAGCGCCAGGCTTTCGTGTGGGTTGGATAGCGCCGGGAAGCTATAGAAATAAAGTGCTCCACGTTAAATACGTGAGTAGCTCTATGTGCCCGACTCTACCTCAATTAGCTATAGCCAGTTTCATTGAGCAAGGCGGTTATGACAAACATATTCGGGCAATGCGTCACCATTACCTTAGTGCACGAGACGCTCTACGTGCAGACATTAAGCGTTACTTCCCCGCCGACACCTGTATTAGCTACCCTCAAGGCGGCTATGTGCTTTGGGTAGAACTACACAGCCGGTATGACTCCGTGAAGCTGGCTGACGAAGCCAAGCAATTAGGCATTTATGTCGCGCCGGGGCAGCTATTTTCGGCAACGGGGAAGTATCGACATTGCCTGCGTTTTAATTTCATAGATAGCACGCAGGCTGCGCGCACCGAAGCTATTAAGTGCCTTGGCGAGATGCTTGTTGCGCAAGACGCCTAA
- a CDS encoding nuclear transport factor 2 family protein, whose amino-acid sequence MEWGDVFIQYLSAYEQKDLERVSDMFADNISLRDWKISVKGKRLAVDETRKNFENADSIEIDVLSTMANENMVCGELKIVVDKSETLFVVDVLTFNENGKITAIHAYLGRDD is encoded by the coding sequence ATGGAATGGGGCGACGTCTTTATTCAATACTTAAGCGCCTATGAACAAAAGGACCTCGAGCGTGTCTCCGATATGTTTGCCGATAACATTTCATTAAGGGACTGGAAAATCTCTGTGAAAGGTAAACGGTTAGCCGTTGATGAAACACGTAAGAACTTTGAGAACGCTGATTCGATAGAAATAGATGTGCTGTCTACTATGGCAAACGAGAACATGGTGTGTGGTGAGCTTAAAATTGTAGTGGATAAGTCTGAAACACTGTTTGTTGTTGATGTTTTAACATTTAATGAAAACGGCAAAATCACCGCTATTCACGCTTATCTAGGACGCGACGATTAA
- the recB gene encoding exodeoxyribonuclease V subunit beta — protein sequence MSYNPTSSDNPIDEQSQPQTDDHSGTEAQLLDVVTMPLKGRHLIEASAGTGKTFNITRLYLRLLLEKKLTVKEILVMTFTKAATEEIKGRIAATLREALLIWQQAKDNGNEIDSGCDPVYQYLFNSCDIDESLALLKAAQLELDEASVFTIHGFCQHVITQLAFNSGFAMSLNLGNDTSDLYLEAAEDFIRKISKSEDEFRLLAESGWHTPDRLLREFNASIKSTLTPILLSEEDIEAACKKQLDEVPHTSLAYVKSLLQSVEDNEGLLVEQLIKTPAHKKERPQELAALKAWLRSCVDEQSYYLPPPEAEAFVKGNRYARNSSGVKEILTPIKDFAGALKKAFGEKDKALSKVLVFKLVVEAIAFIKSRVEKQKKQLGVIDFDDLIRMLADEVVKPNNTLVPELRKKFPVALIDEFQDTDAKQYAILDAVYPNLADANESALLMIGDPKQAIYRFRGGDIFTYLKAGRQADYRWVMNTNWRSVEGMVKAYNRLFYGAPVASNKPADVFGFDIKYNPVEFTPKAAAAKTPLIDPAEQNSLMKSGVMKSAVTKRSAMNYVSMCLEDKENAHIMRRKMAQWIAQEIYRLLNEAHFQTANGGTAPVKPQDIAILVKDRTEAGAIKSVLQQKGLACVYLSDRSNLFASAEAKDVLRLLNGIWHANDTSKVASSLASPLWGYSAQTLIELLYHEDDAQWDAAIDKVLSLRDMWLQKGCMSVLLYLMQDSYQPHADSVERALTNYQHLAEVLEKASTTHQRPEQLLDWLNKQIHKPESDEELTLRLESDSQLIRLITQHGSKGLEYPIVFVPFATGYRDAAKNGNTTSQIFTYYDEEKQDLQMQLGQTPQAIARVQSESEAEDMRLAYVAVTRAAHRCYMGVVPLTNNERSALARALGVGGDGSNNDWSSVLTRVAEEDASHASHIDGDEFEELYTGFEQEDELPQLTALQFTGTASEEWRLYSFSAMSRLTTVGANQSVETGTAAESGATTEPLGQTLPSVPVLQTIRDEEVYVSDTLIDEVGSIDADINSSAGIESTVSKHDLRFTLEKGASAGNLLHDILEHSDFSAPEWEETGKELVNRFGLDEKRTPLLYEWLEEVLQTPLYPNMQLSMSDLPLAQTLREAEFYFPMNDTQWAQLREVLATHRKNVADIIGGEVETAPQLITAKLQGMMHGFIDLIFEHDGQFYVADYKSTWLGDTLDSYTPTALFHNNQHHLYDLQYLIYCLALHRYLKNTLPNYDPDMHFGGVYYLYLRGMHPENERGEGVFYTDIPSSVLNRLDGIFASKDDAQQSDSSKHSGSFHQPLEQQSSGQQQFSFDDE from the coding sequence ATGAGTTACAACCCTACATCCTCTGATAACCCTATAGACGAACAATCTCAGCCGCAAACCGACGACCACAGCGGCACTGAAGCGCAGTTACTCGATGTCGTCACTATGCCGTTAAAAGGGCGCCACCTTATTGAGGCCAGCGCTGGCACAGGTAAAACCTTTAATATTACGCGCTTGTACCTGCGTCTATTGCTTGAAAAAAAACTCACCGTCAAAGAAATATTGGTGATGACCTTCACCAAAGCCGCGACCGAAGAAATAAAGGGGCGTATTGCGGCAACACTAAGAGAAGCTCTACTTATTTGGCAGCAAGCCAAAGATAACGGCAATGAAATAGACAGTGGCTGTGACCCGGTTTATCAGTATTTATTCAATAGCTGTGATATTGACGAGAGTCTGGCCCTTTTAAAAGCGGCGCAGCTCGAACTTGATGAAGCCTCGGTGTTTACTATTCACGGCTTTTGTCAGCATGTTATTACCCAGCTAGCGTTTAACAGTGGCTTTGCCATGTCACTTAACTTGGGCAATGACACCAGCGATTTATATCTTGAAGCTGCCGAAGACTTCATTCGAAAAATTAGCAAAAGCGAGGACGAGTTTAGACTACTGGCAGAGTCAGGTTGGCATACACCTGACAGACTGCTGCGAGAGTTTAACGCCAGCATTAAAAGTACGCTGACCCCAATATTGCTTAGTGAGGAGGATATTGAGGCGGCGTGTAAAAAGCAGTTAGATGAAGTGCCGCACACGTCTTTAGCCTACGTGAAGTCTCTACTTCAAAGCGTAGAAGACAATGAAGGGCTATTGGTAGAACAGCTCATCAAAACACCGGCCCATAAAAAAGAACGGCCGCAGGAGTTGGCTGCACTTAAAGCTTGGTTGCGTTCTTGTGTAGATGAACAAAGTTATTATCTTCCGCCGCCCGAAGCGGAAGCCTTTGTTAAAGGTAACCGATATGCGCGAAATTCATCTGGTGTAAAAGAGATTTTAACGCCTATAAAAGATTTTGCAGGGGCGCTTAAAAAAGCATTTGGTGAAAAAGACAAAGCGCTTAGTAAGGTGCTTGTATTCAAGCTGGTGGTTGAAGCCATTGCGTTCATCAAATCCCGCGTTGAAAAGCAGAAAAAACAGCTTGGCGTTATCGACTTCGACGATCTTATTCGTATGCTCGCCGACGAAGTGGTGAAGCCAAACAATACTCTTGTGCCTGAACTTCGCAAAAAATTTCCCGTAGCGCTTATCGACGAATTCCAAGATACCGATGCAAAGCAGTACGCGATTTTAGACGCAGTTTATCCTAATCTTGCGGATGCTAACGAAAGTGCGTTGTTAATGATAGGTGATCCCAAGCAGGCGATTTATCGCTTTCGAGGCGGCGATATCTTTACCTATTTAAAGGCGGGTAGACAGGCTGATTACCGCTGGGTGATGAATACCAACTGGCGCTCGGTAGAGGGAATGGTTAAAGCCTATAATCGGTTATTCTACGGTGCGCCTGTGGCATCAAATAAACCTGCCGATGTGTTTGGTTTTGATATCAAATACAACCCTGTTGAATTTACGCCTAAAGCGGCCGCGGCAAAAACGCCACTTATCGACCCTGCCGAACAAAATAGTCTAATGAAGAGCGGTGTAATGAAAAGTGCTGTAACGAAACGCAGCGCAATGAACTACGTTAGCATGTGTTTGGAAGACAAAGAAAACGCCCACATTATGCGTCGCAAAATGGCTCAGTGGATTGCGCAAGAGATTTACCGCTTATTGAACGAAGCGCACTTTCAAACCGCTAATGGTGGCACCGCGCCTGTTAAGCCTCAGGATATCGCTATCTTGGTGAAAGACAGGACCGAAGCTGGCGCTATCAAAAGCGTACTGCAGCAAAAAGGTTTGGCGTGCGTTTATTTAAGCGATCGCAGTAACTTATTTGCCAGTGCAGAAGCCAAAGACGTACTGCGGCTACTTAACGGTATTTGGCACGCTAACGACACCAGTAAAGTGGCGTCGAGCTTGGCGTCTCCGCTTTGGGGATATAGCGCACAAACTCTTATTGAACTGCTGTACCATGAAGATGACGCGCAGTGGGATGCTGCTATCGACAAGGTATTGTCGCTGCGAGATATGTGGCTTCAAAAAGGGTGCATGAGTGTGCTGCTGTATTTAATGCAAGATAGCTATCAACCTCATGCTGACAGCGTGGAACGCGCCCTTACTAACTATCAACACCTTGCTGAAGTGCTGGAAAAAGCCAGCACGACTCACCAGCGCCCAGAGCAGCTACTCGACTGGTTGAATAAGCAAATTCATAAGCCTGAAAGCGATGAAGAGCTTACATTACGCCTTGAAAGTGACAGCCAACTTATTCGGCTTATTACTCAACACGGCTCGAAAGGGCTAGAGTACCCCATCGTGTTTGTTCCATTTGCCACCGGCTACAGAGACGCCGCTAAAAACGGCAACACTACGTCGCAAATATTTACCTATTACGACGAAGAAAAACAAGATTTACAAATGCAGCTTGGGCAGACGCCACAGGCCATAGCTCGCGTTCAAAGCGAGAGCGAAGCGGAAGACATGCGACTGGCCTATGTAGCAGTAACACGAGCTGCCCATCGCTGTTACATGGGCGTTGTACCGTTAACTAACAATGAAAGAAGTGCACTAGCACGAGCCCTTGGTGTAGGTGGTGACGGCAGCAACAACGATTGGTCGAGTGTGTTAACCCGCGTTGCTGAAGAAGATGCGTCCCATGCCAGCCATATCGACGGCGATGAGTTTGAGGAATTGTATACTGGCTTTGAACAAGAAGATGAGCTTCCTCAGCTTACCGCGTTGCAATTTACCGGCACGGCAAGCGAAGAATGGCGACTGTATTCATTCTCTGCAATGAGCCGTTTAACCACGGTTGGTGCTAACCAAAGCGTTGAAACAGGCACAGCAGCAGAGTCCGGCGCAACAACAGAGCCCTTGGGTCAAACCCTTCCTAGTGTGCCCGTGCTTCAAACCATTCGAGATGAAGAAGTGTATGTAAGCGACACCCTTATAGATGAGGTGGGTTCAATTGATGCAGACATCAATTCCTCGGCAGGTATTGAAAGTACGGTAAGTAAACATGACTTGCGTTTTACTCTTGAGAAAGGCGCGAGTGCAGGTAATTTACTTCACGATATCCTAGAGCACAGTGACTTTAGTGCGCCTGAATGGGAAGAAACGGGCAAAGAACTGGTTAACCGGTTTGGGTTAGATGAAAAGCGTACGCCGCTACTGTATGAGTGGCTAGAGGAAGTGCTGCAGACGCCTCTTTATCCCAATATGCAGCTAAGTATGAGTGATTTACCCTTAGCGCAAACCCTGCGCGAAGCAGAATTCTATTTTCCAATGAACGACACGCAATGGGCTCAGCTTCGTGAAGTACTCGCGACTCATCGAAAAAACGTGGCTGACATTATTGGTGGCGAGGTGGAAACAGCGCCTCAACTAATCACAGCTAAATTACAGGGAATGATGCACGGGTTTATTGACTTGATTTTTGAACATGACGGTCAGTTTTATGTAGCAGACTACAAATCGACTTGGCTTGGCGATACCCTAGATAGCTACACGCCAACAGCGCTGTTTCACAATAACCAGCATCACCTTTACGACCTTCAGTACTTAATTTACTGCCTGGCGCTACATCGCTATTTAAAAAATACGCTGCCCAACTACGACCCAGATATGCATTTCGGTGGGGTGTATTACCTGTATTTACGCGGCATGCACCCAGAAAACGAGCGCGGAGAAGGGGTGTTTTACACTGATATTCCATCGTCTGTACTCAACCGGCTAGACGGGATATTTGCGAGCAAAGACGATGCTCAGCAAAGCGATAGTTCAAAGCATTCAGGCAGTTTTCACCAGCCTTTGGAGCAACAGTCTTCTGGTCAGCAGCAGTTTAGTTTCGATGACGAGTAG
- a CDS encoding VOC family protein → MELNQVTLPVTNMVEAVEFYLTLGFTQIVDTPHYARFTCPQGSSTFSLSLEDESTRNHSVIYFEHEALDELYTSLVEKGIRFEQPPMQQRYLWKEAILSDPSGNKIKLYWAGENRVNPPWKVEIKQ, encoded by the coding sequence ATGGAATTGAACCAAGTTACGTTACCCGTTACCAACATGGTCGAAGCGGTGGAGTTTTATCTTACCCTGGGATTCACTCAAATTGTAGATACACCACATTATGCCAGATTCACGTGTCCTCAAGGCTCGTCTACGTTTTCGCTGTCATTAGAGGACGAAAGTACTCGAAATCACAGTGTGATTTATTTTGAACACGAGGCGCTAGATGAGCTGTATACCTCTCTTGTGGAAAAAGGTATTCGTTTTGAGCAGCCGCCAATGCAGCAGCGCTACCTTTGGAAAGAGGCCATTTTGAGCGATCCATCTGGCAACAAAATAAAGCTGTACTGGGCAGGAGAGAATAGAGTGAACCCGCCTTGGAAAGTGGAAATAAAGCAGTAG
- a CDS encoding DUF2945 domain-containing protein, with amino-acid sequence MKHYAVNTEVEWEWGNGSATGNIREKFTSDVERTIKGSSVKREASDSDPAYLIEQDDGSKVLKSHSEITKSS; translated from the coding sequence ATGAAACACTACGCGGTGAACACCGAAGTGGAATGGGAATGGGGTAACGGCAGTGCCACGGGCAATATCAGAGAAAAATTTACTAGCGACGTGGAACGCACAATTAAAGGCTCATCAGTAAAACGAGAGGCAAGCGACAGCGACCCTGCCTATCTCATTGAACAGGACGACGGTAGCAAAGTGCTTAAATCTCACAGCGAAATTACGAAGTCGTCTTAA
- a CDS encoding DNA-3-methyladenine glycosylase: protein MQRSFFTDSDVVNIAKSLIGNYLFSNVDGVLTGGMITETEAYRGHHDLAMEKHLLRRPSSITTLKKQGGVAYIYTIYGSHSMLNIVTNDADHTDSVLIRKIKPTEGVDKMRERRGVNTSLRNLCDGPAKLTQALAITPALNGEPVVNNTLIWVEESGHTIASEYITSSPRIGIDYAKDDQTGKQGPRDDTTLPWRFTLK from the coding sequence ATGCAGCGTTCTTTTTTCACCGATAGCGATGTCGTCAATATAGCGAAGTCGCTCATTGGTAACTACCTGTTTAGTAATGTCGACGGCGTACTAACCGGGGGAATGATAACAGAAACGGAAGCCTACCGTGGTCATCATGATCTTGCCATGGAGAAACACCTGTTGCGGCGCCCTTCTTCGATAACAACACTTAAAAAGCAAGGCGGCGTTGCTTACATCTACACCATTTATGGTTCTCACAGTATGTTGAATATTGTTACAAATGACGCTGACCACACTGATTCAGTTTTGATCCGAAAAATTAAGCCAACAGAAGGTGTCGACAAAATGCGTGAACGTCGCGGCGTGAACACATCATTGCGTAATCTATGTGACGGTCCGGCTAAGCTGACACAAGCTCTTGCGATAACACCTGCGCTTAATGGTGAGCCTGTAGTGAATAACACGTTGATTTGGGTTGAGGAAAGTGGCCATACCATTGCCAGTGAATACATTACTAGTTCGCCTCGCATTGGCATAGACTACGCAAAAGACGATCAAACTGGTAAGCAAGGTCCACGGGATGACACAACCTTGCCTTGGCGGTTCACGCTTAAGTAG